A window from Zonotrichia albicollis isolate bZonAlb1 chromosome 8, bZonAlb1.hap1, whole genome shotgun sequence encodes these proteins:
- the LOC141729966 gene encoding serine/threonine-protein kinase pim-1-like, with protein sequence MVEQAKEIIKSTLADSRVPPAGTAQEALQERYRLGSLLGRGGFGRVFAATRLSDGAPVAIKRVPRNRVRHWGELPDGTSAPLEIVLLAKVSTGFPGVVQLLEWLELPNCIVMMLERPEQCQDLQRFIGARRFLPEEEARELFRQVLQAVRHCTSCGVLHRDIKPGNILVDLDTGQAKLIDFGCGTYLQDTVYTHFAGTLSYSPPEWNDFGWYHGEAATVWSLGILLHQMVCGEHPFRRGWNLSWGQLPLPQRLSQGGSSSLGMGGILVLGASSGLVGIPLWQLLKRVQRSDQVVFIRELLG encoded by the exons ATGGTGGAACAAGCCAaagagatcatcaagtccaccct cgctgacagccgcgtcccgcccgcagggacggcgcaggaggccctgcaggagcggtaccggctgggttcgctgctggggcgcggcGGCTTCGGCAGAGTCTTCGCGGCCACGAGGCTCTCGGACGGCGCCCCG gtggccatcaaaaGGGTGCCACGGAACCGCGTCCGGCACTGGggcgagctg cccgacggcaccagcgcacccctggagatcgtgctgctggccaaggtgtcTACTGGCTTCCCCGGTgtggtccagctgctggagtggctcGAGCTCCCCAACTGCATCGTGATGATGCTGGAGCggccagagcagtgtcaggaccTGCAGCGTTTCATTGGGGCACGGCGGTTCCTGCCCGAGGAGGAGGCGCGGGAGCTGTTCCGCCAGGTGCTGCAGGCCGTgcggcactgcaccagctgcggggtcctgcacagggacatcaaACCAGGGAACATCCTGGTTGACCTGGACACCGGGCAGGCCAAACTGATTGactttggctgtggcacctacctgcaggacacagtctACACTCACTTTGCAG GAACACTGTCCTACAGCCCCCCGGAGTGGAACGACTTTGGCTGGTACCATGGCGAGGCAGCAACGGTctggtccctgggcatcctgctgcaccagaTGGTCTGCGGGGAGCACCCTTTCAGGAGGGGCTGGAACCTCAGCTGGGGCCAGCTCCCGCTGCCACAAAGGCTCTCTCAAGGTGGATCCTCTTCTCTGGGCATGGGGGGAATCCtagtgctgggagccagcagcgggCTCGTGGGCATcccgctctggcagctgctgaagag aGTGCAAAGATCTGATCAGGTGGTGTTTATCCGTGAACTCCTTGGATAG